The sequence CAAAGCAAAGACGTATATATCTATCCAACACTCGtagctctcccccccccccccctcctccctgccTCCCCTATAAGCTGAATGACAATCAAGGTAGTGCCTCGTCATTCCTCAAAAATCCCTCCTAAGCGCTTCACCCGATAGGCTACGGGCATTCAGCGCTATTGGATTTCAGGAGAGGTTGGAAGGTGTCCTCCTGGACGCCTTCTACAAGGTCAGTGTCCGGAAACCTCTATCGCTCTCTCGCCCAGAGTTGCCAAAGCGTGCCGAAGGGATGCTGACGCACGAGAAGGGCAGATTAACTTCAATTCTATACGTCTGCAGGCATTAGGCCAAGAAGAGAAAAATACGGAAAAGAACATGGATTGGTCTTGAGGGAGCTGCGCTAGCAAAACAAGCGCGCTGCTAGCGAGAAGTTTCGGGAATCTCCTTACAGATCCGCACTGCTGCCTTGAAACAATTTCTTCCAGCCAGAGGGAAAAGGGACTTTTCTTCTTCAGGTCCTCCTCGCACGTCATCCATTCccccgcacgtgacgtcagtCCCGTTGTCATGATGGCAACCAGTTCTCCCTCTGGTTCTCGGACGATGACGAGCGATGATTAACTCGCATGAGAACGTTAGGGCCATTTGTCAAAGGGCTTCGCACTTAGGGGGACACGAATCCGACAAAACACAACCGCACTTTTGGTCAACACGTGCACAGGTTCTGAAGATCAATGCTGCGCAGTGCGACGTCATTGGGTCAACCATCTCCACCATCTAGGACAAAAGGTTCGGAATGGGCGTGCGACGTCGGGTGATAACTTGTGTTAAGCCATGGCGACAGGCGCTCGATTGGGCGTAGTTAACAGCGCCGGCACGTTCAGGTTTGAGTACCTGCCTGCTTACACCACAATGTTGAGTGGCAAAGAAGTTTGAGAAGGTCAGAGAGACAGGAAAGATCCCGGTTTCGTTGCTAGGTGAAACAACTAGAGCATCTTTGACCTTCAAAACATTTAGACCGTCCTGCCATATCTACTGTGTTTATAGCAGTCATTTTGTTTTCATTGTCATCATACCTTTGGTATTTATTCTTACAGCTTGCTCACAGAAACGCCATCGAAACAAGAAGTTCGGAACATTTCCAACTTTATTGAAACAAACTTGAGTCGACAATGTGAAATCGAGTACATATCAAACGAATCGTAATAAAACGCTTCGCGAGTCGTATGTTGTATCTTCTTGTGGCAAAGCCAAGAAACGCAGAACAAGTAAGTTATCAGGCCTGCTGAGCTAGTCATGCATCTTTTGAgagcaaacagcgctaagcactGGGCACACAATACGATGACGTCATATCCTTGCATCTCATGGTGCCTgtcacgacgaaagccgcactcAAGTGCAAGCAACCTTTTCAAATGCAGGAGCCAGTACCGAGTGCATTACGAGGACGTCGATTGCCTGTACTATATAGCTAAGGGGACATAGCACGTCGCGACGAAGCTGCGCGGTGTCCATTAACGTCCTCCCGTTCAGCGTGCCGCGTTCAGCGCAGTTCGCTCCCAAAAGAAAGGCCTAGGCGTTCGGCTCAGTTGGTCTTGAAGCGGTGCCACTTGGAGCGCAGCCCGTGGTGCCTGGTGTGGTGCGCGGTCAGCAGGCGCCCGTTGAGGAACTCCGCGGGGCACAGGCCGCACGGCAGGGGGCGCACGCCCGTGTGCTGGCGCAGGTGCCACTCGAGCTCGAACTTCCGCGCGAACTTCCTGTGGCACTCCTCGCAGCGGTAGGAGAGCTCGAACGCGTGGTCCATCGCGTGGTGCACCTCTTCGCTCCTGGTGGCCGTgggcttttcgcagacgctgcatTGGGTCTCGCCGGCCGGCTTCTGCTGCGGCTTCTGCTGCTTCAAGCGGCGCTTCTGTTCGCCTGCGACGCGTCAGAGGAGGAAACTGTTTTATGGACACGAAGCGGTGGCGCAGCGGTAATTGCAACGTTGTGCTGCGGAGCATGAGATCGCGAGTTCGATAGCTGGCCGCGTTGCGATGGTTACTGGGTGCGTCAACGACGACAATTATGGGGAGCATGCGGATGACGAAGTCGATATAGGTCTCTGCTTGGGGTAATTTCAATATTGTAGGCTCAGCTAACCACAACGGCTTCCACTCCATTAATGATGACTTGATTCAGTGGGCTAGAGGGTTTAACCCAATTCCATTTGGTTCACCATAAGGTCATCAGGTTACGCAGAGTGCTGGAATGTGTGACGAACTTCTTTCAATGAATTAATCGTTGCTGAGGCACAGCCTCAGCGCATGAAGTGATGAAGTCATTCGTTACTAGACAGCAAGCCATTCATTAAAGAAAATACAGCACAGAGAGAAGTAGAAACTCTACAGACTAACGAAGcacagaaaaaagaatgaagtcCTCAAAGGAAGGATCAAAGCCAGAAGGAGCCAATAGTTTGGCTTAATTAGCTTTAGGTCAGAATGAGATCAGCCGGTATTGTAAACACGCGAGCATGGCAACTCAGGACTGTCGTAGGCTTAACCTCGTCTGAACgcgatcggcatcggctcaaactgtgttCACGGATGATGAGGACTGAAGTTCATGCAGCTTACAACGCAACATCATTTGCCTCCCATCTCTTGCCTGTCAACAGGGAACACAACTTCTCACGACAGCAGCTTCTCACGCCAAGCACTAGCTCATGATCGTGGACTCCTCTGCGCTCTAGTCACTGTCGTCTGCACGATCCCGGCAATATCTGTGTGTACCACTCCTCACACCATATACACATTGTGGCCTGTAGCTGAAGAGAAGGTAAGGTAGGATGTTCGAGGTAGGAGGAAGAAGATCGGCACGcagaaaagccccgttgccatcgtgtggctcgtacccagtttgCTCTCTGGCTGTGCCCTGCCCGCATGGTGctgcgtttgtcgctgctgctctacgacccgaataaactccctttacaattggtggaggtgctgggtacgacaggAAGTCTGGAACTTCGCAATCGGATACTGCACCcctcttcattatgccggaagaaggaccaccacaacaACAACCCGCTGTCCCTGTGACTGTCGTAGTCTGCCCTggcccgttgcgtcaacgcgacccacccccATCTTCAGCGGCACAGAAGACCATGACGTAAACACTGGCTCGCTAACTACGATCGGGTGGGCATCCAGAACCACTGGGACGTCGCCAAGAAATTGAATTACgcgtcgttttatttgagcggtgtcacCAGCGTGTGGCACCGAAACCACGAACGTGATCGCACGACGTGGGGGCCTTCAAAGCTAACGTGACGGACGTATTCAGGCGCCCCGCcattcgcaagctt comes from Dermacentor andersoni chromosome 9, qqDerAnde1_hic_scaffold, whole genome shotgun sequence and encodes:
- the LOC126528351 gene encoding uncharacterized protein; the encoded protein is MDPVKKEAAATASSRAPGDASVSQAARSADIKPLVHYARKRLQNNKRWQNWWSWMSEQKRRLKQQKPQQKPAGETQCSVCEKPTATRSEEVHHAMDHAFELSYRCEECHRKFARKFELEWHLRQHTGVRPLPCGLCPAEFLNGRLLTAHHTRHHGLRSKWHRFKTN